The following coding sequences lie in one Streptomyces albofaciens JCM 4342 genomic window:
- a CDS encoding 2-aminoethylphosphonate ABC transporter permease subunit yields the protein MSSPGALAPRPAGARHGRAQRRASSALWVLPPLLALGLVFLHPLVLVVRQSFTQDEGGPLSTAPYAQVFAQASFRDALGNTVLLALGATAGCLLLGFALALVIAFVPFPGSRALSRFIDVFLAFPSFLITLALLFVYGTAGLANGLWTDATGAASGPFDFLRTPWGVLLAEITYFTPFVMRPLLAAFSQVESGQLEAAASLGARPARIVRKVIWPEALPSLAAGGALVLVLTLNEFGIVLFTGAKDVVTLPVLVYTKAILDGDYTGACVVAVVNIVLSLALYGLYRTVAARAGGTRTPSTGGDRHRARA from the coding sequence ATGAGTAGCCCGGGCGCGCTCGCGCCGCGGCCGGCCGGGGCCCGGCACGGAAGAGCGCAGCGGAGGGCGTCGTCGGCCCTGTGGGTTCTTCCCCCGCTCCTCGCCCTCGGGCTCGTCTTCCTCCACCCGCTGGTCCTGGTCGTACGGCAGTCCTTCACGCAGGACGAGGGCGGACCGCTGTCCACCGCCCCGTACGCGCAGGTCTTCGCCCAAGCGTCCTTCCGTGACGCGCTCGGGAACACCGTGCTGCTCGCCCTCGGCGCCACCGCCGGCTGCCTGCTCCTCGGCTTCGCCCTCGCCCTGGTGATCGCGTTCGTGCCGTTCCCCGGCAGCCGGGCCCTCAGCCGCTTCATCGACGTCTTCCTCGCCTTCCCGTCCTTCCTGATCACCCTCGCCCTGCTCTTCGTCTACGGCACGGCCGGTCTGGCCAACGGCCTGTGGACGGACGCCACCGGCGCCGCGAGCGGGCCCTTCGACTTCCTGCGCACCCCCTGGGGCGTGCTGCTCGCCGAGATCACCTACTTCACGCCCTTCGTGATGCGCCCGCTGCTCGCCGCCTTCTCCCAGGTCGAGTCCGGCCAGCTGGAGGCCGCCGCCTCGCTCGGCGCCCGGCCGGCCCGGATCGTACGGAAGGTGATCTGGCCCGAGGCACTGCCCTCGCTGGCGGCGGGCGGCGCCCTCGTCCTGGTGCTGACGCTCAACGAGTTCGGGATCGTGCTGTTCACCGGCGCCAAGGACGTGGTCACCCTGCCGGTGCTCGTCTACACGAAGGCCATCCTGGACGGCGACTACACGGGGGCGTGCGTCGTCGCCGTCGTCAACATCGTGCTGTCCCTGGCCCTCTACGGCCTGTACCGGACCGTGGCCGCACGGGCGGGCGGGACGCGTACGCCGTCCACGGGAGGTGACCGGCACCGTGCTCGTGCATAG
- a CDS encoding ABC transporter permease: MLVHSKGARRAVWALFFVLFLPVFALPLLVIVAASFASSWSGALPSGPTLAHYRDITQGDSLRALVTSLVTAVTASLLALAAGTWAALAAQRLRPRARKVLDALFMLPVAVPSVVVGLSLLVAFSQPPLLLNGTPQIVVIAHTVLVTAFAHQSVTAALDRLDPAYEQSAAGLGARPAYVLWRVKLPLLLPSLTAAAGLCFALSMGELSATMMLYPPDWLPLPVRVFAATDRGALFAGAALAVVLMAATLLVLLAVSRIRTKASYR; encoded by the coding sequence GTGCTCGTGCATAGCAAAGGCGCCCGCCGGGCCGTCTGGGCCCTGTTCTTCGTCCTCTTCCTGCCGGTCTTCGCGCTCCCGCTGCTGGTGATCGTCGCGGCGTCCTTCGCGAGCAGCTGGAGCGGGGCGCTGCCGTCCGGCCCGACGCTCGCGCACTACCGGGACATCACCCAGGGCGACTCCCTGCGGGCGCTGGTCACCAGCCTGGTCACGGCCGTCACCGCGAGCCTGCTCGCGCTGGCCGCCGGCACCTGGGCCGCGCTGGCCGCGCAACGGCTGCGGCCGCGCGCCCGCAAGGTGCTGGACGCGCTCTTCATGCTGCCGGTCGCGGTGCCGTCCGTCGTCGTGGGCCTGTCGCTGCTGGTCGCGTTCTCGCAGCCGCCGCTGCTGCTGAACGGCACCCCGCAGATCGTCGTCATCGCGCACACGGTCCTGGTCACCGCGTTCGCCCACCAGTCCGTCACGGCCGCGCTGGACCGCCTGGACCCGGCGTACGAGCAGAGCGCCGCCGGCCTCGGCGCGCGCCCCGCCTACGTCCTGTGGCGCGTGAAACTGCCCCTCCTGCTGCCGTCCCTGACCGCCGCCGCGGGCCTGTGCTTCGCGCTGTCCATGGGCGAGCTGAGCGCCACGATGATGCTCTACCCGCCGGACTGGCTGCCGCTGCCGGTACGGGTCTTCGCCGCCACCGACCGGGGCGCGCTGTTCGCCGGCGCCGCGCTCGCGGTGGTGCTGATGGCCGCCACGCTGCTCGTCCTGCTCGCCGTCTCCCGCATCCGCACCAAAGCCTCGTACCGCTGA
- a CDS encoding 2-aminoethylphosphonate ABC transporter substrate-binding protein yields the protein MRSPLKPTAALCGALLLAAALTGCGGASRAGADAKEITVYSADGLRGERGDGFYDRVFKDYEKKTGIKVNLVESGSGAAVQRLARERANTKADIVVTLPPFIQQADGKGLLETYRPKGSEQVAAANKDPDGKWTAVVNNYFCFIYNKRQLKEAPRTWQDLTDARFKDKLQYSTPGVAGDGTAVVVQALHDFGGQGPAMEFLKKLQANNVGPSSSTGQLAPKVDKGELLVANGDVQMNYANTKSMPNQGIFFPAAGPGARPSTFALPYAAGLVKNAPHPAQAKKFLDHLLSPEVQRQVSAAGGGFAARTDIKATDRNATELARIMRGVEIFRPDWNDIDKNLAAYLDAWKTATGS from the coding sequence ATGCGCAGCCCCCTCAAGCCGACCGCCGCCCTCTGCGGCGCCCTGCTCCTCGCCGCCGCCCTGACCGGCTGCGGCGGCGCCTCCCGCGCCGGCGCCGACGCGAAGGAAATCACCGTCTACAGCGCCGACGGCCTGCGCGGCGAGCGGGGCGACGGCTTCTACGACCGGGTCTTCAAGGACTACGAGAAGAAGACCGGCATCAAGGTCAACCTCGTCGAGAGCGGGTCCGGCGCCGCCGTTCAGCGGCTGGCCCGCGAGAGGGCCAACACCAAGGCCGACATCGTCGTCACCCTGCCCCCGTTCATCCAGCAGGCCGACGGCAAGGGCCTGCTGGAGACCTACCGCCCCAAGGGCTCCGAACAGGTCGCCGCCGCGAACAAGGACCCGGACGGCAAATGGACCGCCGTCGTCAACAACTACTTCTGCTTCATCTACAACAAGCGGCAGCTCAAGGAGGCACCCCGCACCTGGCAGGACCTGACGGACGCCCGCTTCAAGGACAAGCTCCAGTACTCCACGCCGGGCGTCGCCGGGGACGGCACCGCCGTCGTCGTCCAGGCCCTGCACGACTTCGGCGGCCAGGGCCCGGCCATGGAATTCCTCAAGAAGCTCCAGGCCAACAACGTCGGCCCGTCCTCGTCGACCGGCCAGCTGGCACCCAAGGTCGACAAGGGGGAGCTCCTCGTCGCCAACGGCGATGTGCAGATGAACTACGCCAACACGAAGTCCATGCCGAACCAGGGCATCTTCTTCCCGGCGGCCGGGCCCGGTGCCAGGCCGTCCACCTTCGCGCTGCCGTACGCGGCCGGCCTGGTCAAGAACGCCCCGCACCCGGCCCAGGCCAAGAAGTTCCTCGACCACCTGCTCTCGCCCGAAGTGCAGCGGCAGGTCTCCGCGGCCGGCGGTGGCTTCGCCGCCCGTACGGACATCAAGGCCACCGACCGCAACGCCACCGAACTCGCCCGGATCATGCGAGGAGTCGAGATCTTCCGCCCGGACTGGAACGACATCGACAAGAACCTGGCCGCCTATCTGGACGCCTGGAAGACGGCGACGGGGAGCTGA
- a CDS encoding HAD-IIA family hydrolase — MAERKPIESWLTDMDGVLMHEGIPVPGADAFIKRLRESGKPFLVLTNNSIYTPRDLHARLSRIGLDVPWESIWTSALATAQFLDEQRPSGTAYVIGEAGLTTALHDIGYVLTDHEPDYVVLGETRTYSFEALTKAIRLINDGARFIATNPDETGPSADGALPATGSVAALITKATGVEPYFVGKPNPLMMRHGLNVIGAHSETSAMIGDRMDTDVLAGLEAGMETFLVLTGLTGKNDIERHPFRPSRVVDSIADLVDLV, encoded by the coding sequence GTGGCAGAGCGCAAGCCGATCGAGTCATGGCTGACGGACATGGACGGGGTGCTGATGCACGAGGGCATCCCGGTGCCCGGTGCGGACGCCTTCATCAAGCGGCTGCGCGAATCGGGCAAGCCCTTCCTCGTCCTGACCAACAACTCCATCTACACCCCGCGCGACCTGCACGCCCGGCTGAGCCGGATCGGACTGGACGTGCCCTGGGAGTCCATCTGGACCTCAGCCCTGGCCACCGCCCAGTTCCTGGACGAGCAGCGGCCGTCCGGCACCGCGTACGTCATCGGCGAGGCGGGCCTGACCACCGCCCTGCACGACATCGGGTACGTGCTCACCGACCACGAGCCCGACTACGTGGTGCTCGGAGAGACCCGCACCTACAGCTTCGAGGCGCTCACCAAGGCCATCCGGCTGATCAACGACGGCGCCCGGTTCATCGCCACCAACCCGGACGAGACCGGCCCCTCGGCGGACGGCGCGCTGCCCGCCACCGGCTCGGTGGCCGCGCTGATCACCAAGGCGACGGGCGTGGAGCCGTACTTCGTCGGCAAGCCCAACCCGCTGATGATGCGGCACGGCCTGAACGTCATCGGCGCGCACAGCGAGACCTCCGCGATGATCGGCGACCGGATGGACACCGACGTGCTGGCCGGACTGGAGGCGGGCATGGAGACGTTCCTGGTGCTCACCGGGCTGACCGGCAAGAACGACATCGAGCGCCACCCGTTCCGGCCGTCGCGGGTCGTGGACTCCATCGCGGACCTCGTCGACCTGGTGTAG
- a CDS encoding class F sortase, translating to MAMPDDDHLAGRPAHGQGHGRMAAGVAWAALLLGLWLWGRDLTDGGDLAKGPTTGDVAAVGRPLGQELPAAHAPLATAPEGRPAEVVIGALGVRAGVVKTGLDATGAVEAPPYRTPGLVGWYAEGPQPGTAGAAVLVGHVDTTDRRAVFHRLGSLKPGRPVDVRRADGSTARFTVEDVKIYDRRRFVPRKVYGAHVPGRAELRLITCAGSFDRERDAYTANVVVHAYLTKVTPAPGS from the coding sequence ATGGCGATGCCGGATGACGACCACCTGGCGGGCCGCCCCGCGCACGGCCAGGGACACGGACGGATGGCCGCCGGGGTGGCCTGGGCGGCGCTGCTGCTGGGCCTGTGGCTGTGGGGACGGGACCTGACCGACGGCGGTGACCTGGCGAAGGGGCCCACCACCGGCGACGTGGCGGCCGTCGGCCGCCCGCTGGGACAGGAACTGCCCGCCGCGCACGCCCCGCTGGCCACCGCCCCGGAGGGCCGCCCCGCCGAGGTGGTGATCGGCGCGCTGGGCGTACGGGCCGGTGTGGTGAAGACCGGGCTGGACGCGACCGGCGCGGTGGAGGCGCCGCCGTACCGCACCCCCGGGCTCGTCGGCTGGTACGCCGAGGGGCCGCAGCCGGGCACGGCGGGCGCCGCGGTGCTGGTCGGCCATGTCGACACGACCGACCGGCGCGCCGTCTTCCACCGCCTCGGCAGCCTCAAGCCGGGCCGGCCGGTGGATGTGCGCAGGGCGGACGGCAGCACCGCCCGGTTCACGGTCGAGGACGTGAAGATCTACGACCGGCGGCGGTTCGTGCCGCGGAAGGTCTACGGCGCGCACGTGCCCGGGCGCGCGGAACTGCGCCTGATCACCTGCGCGGGCTCCTTCGACCGGGAGCGGGACGCCTACACCGCCAACGTCGTCGTGCACGCGTATCTCACCAAGGTGACGCCCGCACCCGGGAGTTGA
- a CDS encoding glycoside hydrolase family 6 protein translates to MYGNVRGSGGGPPGERRAARRRGAFGAASALGALLLVSGCFSSSDDGEGEGKAGARPGQQPKSTVPYWVNPDGKAARQAAAYAKEGKDDEAREIDKIAAQPVAEWIGADNPQGEARGFTEAAAKAGREALLVLYNIPHRDCGSYSKGGAADGNAYRAWLDGVLKGIGDRPATVVLEPDALPHIEDKCTPEQFHEERYALLTEAVGKLKALPHTKVYLDAGNPHWIKDPGRMVEPLKRAGIDKADGFALNISNFQTTEENKKYGKRLSSMVGGKHFVIDTSRNGNGPAPGGDDHENWCNPSGRALGATPTTRTGDPLVDAYLWIKRPGESDGTCKGGPKAGDWWPSYALDLARNTK, encoded by the coding sequence ATGTACGGCAACGTGCGGGGATCCGGGGGCGGCCCCCCGGGTGAGCGCCGCGCCGCCCGTCGGCGCGGCGCGTTCGGCGCGGCATCGGCGCTGGGGGCGCTGCTGCTGGTGTCCGGATGCTTCTCGTCGTCCGACGACGGCGAGGGGGAGGGGAAGGCAGGGGCCAGGCCCGGGCAGCAGCCCAAGTCCACGGTGCCGTACTGGGTCAACCCGGACGGCAAGGCGGCCCGGCAGGCCGCCGCGTACGCCAAGGAAGGCAAGGACGACGAAGCGCGCGAGATCGACAAGATAGCGGCGCAGCCGGTGGCCGAATGGATCGGTGCCGACAACCCGCAGGGGGAGGCCCGCGGCTTCACGGAGGCCGCCGCCAAGGCCGGCCGCGAGGCCCTGCTCGTCCTCTACAACATCCCGCACCGCGACTGCGGCAGCTACTCCAAGGGCGGCGCCGCGGACGGCAACGCGTACCGCGCCTGGCTGGATGGCGTGCTCAAGGGCATCGGCGACCGCCCGGCCACGGTCGTCCTGGAGCCGGACGCGCTGCCGCACATCGAGGACAAGTGCACCCCCGAGCAGTTCCACGAGGAGCGCTACGCCCTGCTGACGGAGGCCGTCGGCAAGCTCAAGGCCCTGCCGCACACCAAGGTCTACCTCGACGCCGGCAACCCGCACTGGATCAAGGACCCGGGCCGGATGGTGGAGCCGCTGAAGCGGGCCGGCATCGACAAGGCCGACGGCTTCGCGCTCAACATCTCCAACTTCCAGACCACCGAGGAGAACAAGAAGTACGGCAAGCGGCTGTCCTCGATGGTCGGCGGCAAGCACTTCGTCATCGACACCAGCCGCAACGGCAACGGCCCGGCACCCGGCGGCGACGACCACGAGAACTGGTGCAACCCGAGCGGCCGCGCCCTGGGCGCCACTCCCACGACCCGCACCGGCGACCCCCTCGTGGACGCCTACCTGTGGATCAAGCGGCCCGGCGAGTCGGACGGCACGTGCAAGGGCGGGCCCAAGGCGGGCGACTGGTGGCCCAGTTACGCGCTGGACCTGGCCCGCAATACGAAGTAG